A window from Bombus pascuorum chromosome 12, iyBomPasc1.1, whole genome shotgun sequence encodes these proteins:
- the LOC132913045 gene encoding myb-like protein D produces MSKEDNSDGAPQEGAGGGESSRKETDIYENRRTKKIIRLVTVMAYMFSVSFVAIVLSAYYLFLWEPPNPRFIRRPVQLSSEPEVQYLQGDKMTVQDDPNNPVQHSNATNVLFLGRIADIEKSVNNYDHVKEHREKLNESLFLLPNSLIESWKNRMNNPNSFVQDSSQENGTSNFFNYTSFEKDKTLNLTRKLNGRGTKDSTKITNRMFDNNGTFQILESSTIFGNETNNDHFTNTRNYSESPQDIFPLNYNFTKNTVTNRNEDKNNVLSSFKSEAETFNKKSVKVKTPQYSEVHLSNGRFIDTTMTIMAINDEENFDIQNSREDRAYNINNIKQAINLNKQTTLDSSRNLELENRLEYPERSNELPGKLANIALKFKDTQTEKMTTKLTIMASERSMSEIITTPRQKDLLTILTEIAESSTVPSLTTLEDLQTSLNTETKEVSNKTHSNIN; encoded by the exons aTGAGCAAGGAAGACAACAGTGATGGGGCTCCTCAAGAAGGAGCTGGCGGTGGTGAAAGCTCGAGAAAGGAGACGGATATCTATGAAAATCGAAGGACtaagaaaataatacgatTAGTCACTGTGATGGCTTACATGTTCTCTGTAAGTTTCGTAGCCATTGTCTTAAGCGCGTATTACTTATTTCTTTGGGAACCACCTAATCCGAGGTTCATACGAAGACCGGTTCAATTATCTTCCGAACCCGAAGTACAATACTTACAAGGCGATAAAATGACTGTGCAAGATGATCCCAACAACCCCGTACAACACTCTAATGCTACGAATGTCTTGTTTTTGGGTCGTATTGCTGACATAGAAAAATCTGTCAATAATTACGATCATGTAAAAGAGCatcgtgaaaaattaaacgaatcttTGTTTCTATTACCAAATTCTTTAATTGAATCTTGGAAAAATAGAATGAATAATCCGAACTCTTTTGTTCAAGATTCCTCTCAAGAAAATGGGACgtctaatttctttaattatacttCATTCGAAAAAGATAAGACGTTGAACTtaacaagaaaattaaatggaaGAGGTACAAAAGATTCAACTAAAATTACGAATCGTATGTTCGATAATAATGGTACATTCCAGATATTGGAGTCTTCGACTATTTTtggaaatgaaacgaataatGATCATTTTACAAATACCAGAAACTATTCTGAATCACCTCaagatatttttccattaaattacaattttacgaaaaatacAGTTACCAATCgaaacgaagacaaaaataacgttttatcaaGCTTTAAATCGGAAGCTGaaacgtttaataaaaaaagtgtGAAAGTTAAAACGCCCCAGTATTCTGAAGTACATTTGTCCAATGGAAGATTTATAGATACTACAATGACAATTATGGCGATAAATGATGAAGAAAATTTCGATATCCAAAATAGTAGAGAAGATCGTGCGTATAATATcaacaatataaaacaagcaattaatttaaataaacaaacaactCTAGATTCTTCTCGTAATTTGGAACTTGAAAATCGTCTGGAATATCCTGAACGGTCCAACGAATTACCTGGAAAACTGGCAAACATTGCGTTGAAATTCAaag atACGCAGACAGAAAAAATGACGACAAAATTAACGATCATGGCGAGTGAACGAAGCATGTCAGAAATCATAACCACTCCACGACAGAAGGATTTATTAACTATCTTAACAGAGATTGCTGAATCATCGACTGTTCCCTCGCTAACAACACTCGAGGATTTACAAACTAGTCTAAATACAGAAACCAAAGAAGTATCTAACAAAACGCATTCtaacattaattaa
- the LOC132913026 gene encoding U3 small nucleolar RNA-associated protein 25 homolog encodes MARGKRSFRGGKRKFHRSDDRPKPKKSKFNLKEASYVKDRDIKNREIEKRRQMLEKEKLQQRDIESDNSGDEQENPLQNLLSSFVNTTSLQITAIESDSESDDFSDKDDVEENNEISDKLTMESNNMDEEADLPSDSDEIEMKDADEEDPETTQEDAGYLKDPFSIHLHDDLSDKLYEAVSNVPQIVETQKIIWPVLGNLTCQIPKSADDAKDTMKKSNISVLEYKQFSKCGTVPQLIDNVNWDKLYVKSQIHGNLTQANYSNTKDNANTTPSPMTPLQRELFSIINNYQDLYYPERTFSNADQIRFVYCLHIINHALKTRTKILHHNAKITKSKCTNMTEIPDEYRDQGLVRPKILIIVPFRHSCLKIVEVLISILIGEDKGGSVMNKTRFMEDFSGNELAMSKKNPKPEDYELTFQGNTDDTFKIGISITKKTLKLYSEFYSSDIIISSLLGLRILIGAEGEADRDYDFLASIELLILDQAELFLMQNWDHMIHILNHLHLQPKDSHGTDFSRVRSWCANGWTKYYRQTLIFSSIHVPEIYGVFNKKCYNYAGKVKIINPISPGSICQVAVQIPQVFHRFDTSSHSQALEYRMEFFIAKILPQYKDTIMNHTLIFIPSYFDFVKLRNYFKKEEYSFVQICEYSKDAKVARARDMFFHSDAHFLLYSERFHFFRRIRVKGIRHIIFYAPPIFPQFYVEMCNLMQEANQNPRSGSGSNMTITMLYCKYDIMQLSAIVGAERANKMFGSEKSIHMLMTGE; translated from the coding sequence ATGGCACGTGGTAAAAGATCATTTCGCGGTGGGAAAAGGAAATTTCACCGATCCGATGATCGGCCGAAACCCAAAAAGAGTAAATTTAACCTAAAAGAGGCTTCGTATGTCAAAGATCGTGACATTAAAAATAGGGAAATTGAGAAACGTAGGCAAATGTTGGAAAAGGAAAAGTTACAACAACGAGACATAGAAAGTGACAATTCTGGCGATGAACAAGAGAATCCATTGCAAAACTTGTTATCCTCTTTTGTAAACACAACTAGTTTACAAATTACTGCTATTGAATCTGATTCAGAAAGTGATGATTTTAGTGATAAGGATGACGTTGAGgagaataatgaaattagtGACAAGCTAACAATGGAATCTAACAATATGGATGAGGAGGCAGATTTACCAAGTGATAGTGACgaaatagaaatgaaagatGCTGACGAAGAAGATCCTGAAACTACTCAAGAAGATGCTGGTTATTTGAAGGATCCATTCTCAATTCATCTTCATGATGATTTAAGCGATAAACTTTATGAAGCAGTTTCTAATGTCCCACAAATTGTAGAAACACAAAAGATAATATGGCCTGTTTTAGGCAATCTTACATGTCAAATACCAAAATCTGCAGATGATGCTAAAGACACAATgaaaaaatctaatatttctgttttagaatataaacaattttctaagtGTGGTACTGTTCCTCAATTAATTGATAATGTAAATTGGGATAAATTATATGTCAAGTCTCAAATTCATGGCAATCTTACTCAagcaaattattcaaatacaaAGGATAATGCTAATACAACTCCATCACCTATGACTCCTTTACAAAGGGAgctattttcaataataaataattatcaagaTTTATACTATCCTGAAAGGACTTTTTCTAATGCGGATCAAATAAGATTTGTGTATTGCttacatataattaatcaTGCGTTGAAAACACGAACGAAAATATTGCACCATAATGCAAAGATAACAAAATCAAAATGTACAAACATGACAGAAATTCCTGATGAATATAGAGACCAAGGTTTAGTGAGACcaaagattttaataattgttccTTTTAGGCATTCATGTCTAAAAATTGTTGAAGTATTGATATCTATTTTAATTGGAGAAGATAAAGGTGGTTCTGTAATGAATAAGACAAGATTTATGGAAGATTTTAGTGGCAATGAATTAGCAATGTCAAAAAAAAATCCAAAACCTGAAGATTATGAACTGACATTTCAAGGAAATACAGATGATACTTTTAAAATAGGAATTTCTATTACAAAAAAgactttaaaattatattcagaGTTTTACTCCTCCGacataataatttcatctCTACTAGgtttaagaatattaatagGTGCAGAAGGTGAAGCAGATAGGGATTATGATTTCTTAGCATCAATAGAATTATTGATTCTTGATCAAGCAGAATTGTTTTTAATGCAAAACTGGGATCatatgatacatatattaaatcatTTGCATTTACAACCAAAAGATTCTCATGGAACAGATTTTTCTAGAGTAAGAAGTTGGTGTGCGAATGGATGGACTAAATACTATAGACAGAcgttaatattttcaagtatTCATGTGCCTGAAATTTATGGagtatttaataagaaatgtTACAATTATGCAgggaaagtaaaaataataaatcctATTTCTCCTGGATCTATTTGTCAAGTAGCTGTACAAATTCCACAAGTGTTTCACAGATTTGACACTTCAAGTCATTCTCAAGCCTTGGAATATAGAATGGAGTTCTTTATAGCAAAGATACTACCTCAGTATAAAGATACAATAATGAATCATACATTGATTTTTATACCATCTTACTTTGATTTTGTGAAATTacggaattattttaaaaaagaagaatatagtTTTGTACAAATTTGTGAATATTCTAAAGATGCAAAAGTGGCAAGAGCAAGAGACATGTTCTTCCATAGTGATGCACATTTTCTCCTATATTCAgaaagatttcattttttccgtaGAATAAGAGTAAAAGGTATAAGGCACATTATATTTTACGCACCACCAATCTTTCCTCAGTTTTACGTAGAAATGTGTAATTTAATGCAGGAAGCTAATCAAAATCCACGTTCAGGTTCTGGAAGTAATATGACAATTACTatgttatattgtaaatatgatattatgCAGCTTTCTGCAATTGTAGGAGCTGAAAGggcaaataaaatgtttggATCAGAAAAATCTATCCACATGCTTATGACTGGtgaatag
- the LOC132912636 gene encoding WD repeat-containing protein 20 isoform X2, whose product MAVQLDGGGKEDLKTQFVTREGTYKLMTLSEYSRPNRVGYTNGQGSASVRVSFVTLPDPADPTGTQGLGDRMCFNFGKELYVYVYRGVKKAVDLNKPVDKKLYKGTNPTCHNFNQTTATADSAPLLVGFSTGQIQLIDPIQKELSKLYNEDRLIDKSKVTCIKWVPGSNNLFLVSHSSGQLYLYNEELLCGTTAPNYQSFKSGDGYAIYTCKTKSTRNPLYRWVIGAEGCCINEFAFSPCGSNLAVVSQDGFLRVFQYNTMELVGSARSYFGGFLCVCWSPDGRYVVVGGEDDLVTIWSFHEKRVVARGQGHHSWVSVVAFDPYTTSYEDHDPDFSGSDDETLPHNNHNHYHEKANRLSTTSQGIHSNRNSCGSELRVSGGTCYRLGSVSQDTQLCLWDITEDVLRQPMCAKQRPSTAGSSTLPTSTVNSGNGSTTNHHLNNSKHNNLNNVNYKENASGNNESSNNSMSTNTAVSTVNSLTQRLAGLGFGDRKGDNHKRNFSLTMRGSGASNSTIIQNSSGDKATTNLNTNSNLNSVSGSLVGANKKVSSVMDDPMRLIGTAWCPRFDECPVLEPLVCKKLAHERLTELVFREDCFVTACQDGYVYTWARPGHMAGIGQVGNALHVISPTEGGGTIV is encoded by the exons ATGGCTGTGCAGTTGGATGGAGGAGGGAAGGAGGACTTGAAAACACAGTTTGTCACGCGGGAAGGAACCTACAAACTAATGACTTTGTCGGAGTATTCAAGGCCAAATAGGGTCGGTTACACGAATGGTCAAGGAAGTGCATCCGTTAGGGTGTCTTTCGTAACTTTACCGGATCCAGCGGATCCTACGGGTACACAAGGACTTGGTGACCGAATGTGTTTCAATTTTGGCAAGGAGCTTTATGTTTATGTCTATCGAGGAGTTAAAAAG gcTGTGGACTTAAATAAACCAGTGGACAAGAAGTTATATAAGGGAACTAATCCAACATGccataattttaatcaaacaaCAGCAACTGCAGATAGTGCTCCGCTATTAGTTGGTTTTTCTACAGGTCAAATTCAACTGATAGATCCAATACAGAAAGAACTCAgcaaattatataatgaagat AGATTGATTGACAAAAGCAAAGTAACATGTATTAAATGGGTTCCTGGATCAAACAATCTCTTCTTGGTATCGCACAGTTCTGGGcaactatatttatataatgaagAACTTTTATGTGGAACCACAGCCCCTAATTATCAGTCTTTTAAATCAGGGGATGGTTATGCCATATATACTTGTAAAACAAAATCCACAAGAAACCCATTATATAGATGGGTAATAGGTGCAGAAGGATGTTGTATAAATGAATTTGCCTTTAGCCCATGTGGCTCAAACTTAGCAGTTGTTTCCCAAGATGGATTCTTGCGagtatttcaatataatacAATGGAATTAGTGGGTTCAGCTAGAAGTTATTTTGGTGGATTTTTATGTGTATGTTGGTCTCCAGATGGAAGATATGTTGTTGTTGGCGGTGAAGATGATCTTGTGACAATTTGGAGCTTTCATGAAAAAAGAGTGGTGGCTCGGGGTCAAGGTCATCATAGCTGGGTAAGCGTAGTAGCTTTTGATCCTTATACTACATCTTATGAAGATCATGACCCAGACTTCAGTGGTTCAGATGATGAAACATTACCAcataataatcataatcatTATCATGAGAAGGCCAACCGTTTGTCTACAACATCGCAAGGAATTCATTCAAACAGAAACTCTTGTGGTTCAGAATTAAGAGTGTCAGGTGGTACATGCTACAGGTTAGGTAGTGTGTCGCAAGATACACAGTTGTGTTTGTGGGATATTACAGAAGATGTGTTGAGACAACCAATGTGTGCAAAACAAAGGCCATCTACAGCAGGTTCTAGTACTCTTCCTACATCAACAGTCAACAGTGGGAATGGTTCAACAACGAATCATCATTTGAACAATTCTAaacataataatttgaataatgttAATTACAAAGAAAACGCGAGTGGTAATAATGAAAGTAGTAATAATAGCATGAGTACAAATACAGCAGTGTCAACTGTAAATTCCTTGACACAAAGGTTAGCAGGCCTTGGTTTTGGTGATCGTAAGGGTGATAATCATAAAAGGAACTTTAGCCTCACTATGAGAGGTAGTGGTGCATCTAATAGCACAATAATACAGAACAGTAGTGGTGATAAAGCTACTACTAACTTAAATACAAATAGTAATTTGAACAGTGTCAGTGGAAGTTTAGTAGGTGCAAATAAAAAGGTTAGTTCTGTGATGGACGATCCTATGAGGTTGATAGGGACTGCCTGGTGCCCTAGGTTTGATGAGTGCCCAGTGCTAGAGCCACTAGTGTGCAAGAAGTTGGCACACGAGAGATTGACTGAATTAGTGTTTAGGGAAGATTGCTTCGTAACAGCATGTCAAGATGGATATGTCTACACATGGGCAAGGCCTGGTCACATG GCAGGAATAGGACAGGTTGGAAATGCTCTCCACGTGATCAGTCCCACGGAAGGTGGAGGTACCATAGTATAG
- the LOC132912636 gene encoding WD repeat-containing protein 20 isoform X1, whose translation MAVQLDGGGKEDLKTQFVTREGTYKLMTLSEYSRPNRVGYTNGQGSASVRVSFVTLPDPADPTGTQGLGDRMCFNFGKELYVYVYRGVKKAVDLNKPVDKKLYKGTNPTCHNFNQTTATADSAPLLVGFSTGQIQLIDPIQKELSKLYNEDRLIDKSKVTCIKWVPGSNNLFLVSHSSGQLYLYNEELLCGTTAPNYQSFKSGDGYAIYTCKTKSTRNPLYRWVIGAEGCCINEFAFSPCGSNLAVVSQDGFLRVFQYNTMELVGSARSYFGGFLCVCWSPDGRYVVVGGEDDLVTIWSFHEKRVVARGQGHHSWVSVVAFDPYTTSYEDHDPDFSGSDDETLPHNNHNHYHEKANRLSTTSQGIHSNRNSCGSELRVSGGTCYRLGSVSQDTQLCLWDITEDVLRQPMCAKQRPSTAGSSTLPTSTVNSGNGSTTNHHLNNSKHNNLNNVNYKENASGNNESSNNSMSTNTAVSTVNSLTQRLAGLGFGDRKGDNHKRNFSLTMRGSGASNSTIIQNSSGDKATTNLNTNSNLNSVSGSLVGANKKVSSVMDDPMRLIGTAWCPRFDECPVLEPLVCKKLAHERLTELVFREDCFVTACQDGYVYTWARPGHMVGPLTISSTLHRPHHHSNPYTNINSLRSNDL comes from the exons ATGGCTGTGCAGTTGGATGGAGGAGGGAAGGAGGACTTGAAAACACAGTTTGTCACGCGGGAAGGAACCTACAAACTAATGACTTTGTCGGAGTATTCAAGGCCAAATAGGGTCGGTTACACGAATGGTCAAGGAAGTGCATCCGTTAGGGTGTCTTTCGTAACTTTACCGGATCCAGCGGATCCTACGGGTACACAAGGACTTGGTGACCGAATGTGTTTCAATTTTGGCAAGGAGCTTTATGTTTATGTCTATCGAGGAGTTAAAAAG gcTGTGGACTTAAATAAACCAGTGGACAAGAAGTTATATAAGGGAACTAATCCAACATGccataattttaatcaaacaaCAGCAACTGCAGATAGTGCTCCGCTATTAGTTGGTTTTTCTACAGGTCAAATTCAACTGATAGATCCAATACAGAAAGAACTCAgcaaattatataatgaagat AGATTGATTGACAAAAGCAAAGTAACATGTATTAAATGGGTTCCTGGATCAAACAATCTCTTCTTGGTATCGCACAGTTCTGGGcaactatatttatataatgaagAACTTTTATGTGGAACCACAGCCCCTAATTATCAGTCTTTTAAATCAGGGGATGGTTATGCCATATATACTTGTAAAACAAAATCCACAAGAAACCCATTATATAGATGGGTAATAGGTGCAGAAGGATGTTGTATAAATGAATTTGCCTTTAGCCCATGTGGCTCAAACTTAGCAGTTGTTTCCCAAGATGGATTCTTGCGagtatttcaatataatacAATGGAATTAGTGGGTTCAGCTAGAAGTTATTTTGGTGGATTTTTATGTGTATGTTGGTCTCCAGATGGAAGATATGTTGTTGTTGGCGGTGAAGATGATCTTGTGACAATTTGGAGCTTTCATGAAAAAAGAGTGGTGGCTCGGGGTCAAGGTCATCATAGCTGGGTAAGCGTAGTAGCTTTTGATCCTTATACTACATCTTATGAAGATCATGACCCAGACTTCAGTGGTTCAGATGATGAAACATTACCAcataataatcataatcatTATCATGAGAAGGCCAACCGTTTGTCTACAACATCGCAAGGAATTCATTCAAACAGAAACTCTTGTGGTTCAGAATTAAGAGTGTCAGGTGGTACATGCTACAGGTTAGGTAGTGTGTCGCAAGATACACAGTTGTGTTTGTGGGATATTACAGAAGATGTGTTGAGACAACCAATGTGTGCAAAACAAAGGCCATCTACAGCAGGTTCTAGTACTCTTCCTACATCAACAGTCAACAGTGGGAATGGTTCAACAACGAATCATCATTTGAACAATTCTAaacataataatttgaataatgttAATTACAAAGAAAACGCGAGTGGTAATAATGAAAGTAGTAATAATAGCATGAGTACAAATACAGCAGTGTCAACTGTAAATTCCTTGACACAAAGGTTAGCAGGCCTTGGTTTTGGTGATCGTAAGGGTGATAATCATAAAAGGAACTTTAGCCTCACTATGAGAGGTAGTGGTGCATCTAATAGCACAATAATACAGAACAGTAGTGGTGATAAAGCTACTACTAACTTAAATACAAATAGTAATTTGAACAGTGTCAGTGGAAGTTTAGTAGGTGCAAATAAAAAGGTTAGTTCTGTGATGGACGATCCTATGAGGTTGATAGGGACTGCCTGGTGCCCTAGGTTTGATGAGTGCCCAGTGCTAGAGCCACTAGTGTGCAAGAAGTTGGCACACGAGAGATTGACTGAATTAGTGTTTAGGGAAGATTGCTTCGTAACAGCATGTCAAGATGGATATGTCTACACATGGGCAAGGCCTGGTCACATGGTAGGTCCTCTCACCATCAGCAGCACTCTGCACAGGCCACATCATCATAGCAATCCTTACACCAACATTAATTCCCTGCGATCTAACGATCTATGA
- the LOC132913037 gene encoding uncharacterized protein LOC132913037: MKERYLIMERELTRVKTLIPIITRNTNAVHQSSQTDVNWKHRSLTKYGHFFGTLPKNQYKKNQEQISVSSRRKRHTMKKNKDSINETFDDPDWKKYRKSSQNLQNDIYPIKEPDSNSFQSRILINNSTAVCSMQNIAMILPQDSTQLIDSSRYKTTNSKTNSEIHKAVNKCDSDHSKITFGKSRKHFGPPETRKASMEVCQSFDKKHEPETSYYTDFDVKHEDHTQTKPAVYTPEFRPIMGSKFNSDISDQSTFHCQQQNTNCEEKCMFKRTKFFENTDVHRKDNFNIRVQTPQGNRSYWNNHAKKLSYEGTHCTSDSPRQFTRMIQRQKKEIHKKIPTPRSNVHTAYTPMVQSPTWNPLLDPNSFTIQLLRLAVLLYAPALMPALNSLIARQSIQTTIPIPCSEGSNDLLTQIFTILNNQQCVPNLPYVSNPRINENSRQFRESNSHNLSSRSNSLPENPSKQLGDDACSVKTFENNQFEKNSVAVNTSLEICNCNNMKQSSSRCSKNTLHDQIEENERLMYTWTNKKSKSSETVVLEKSVLQSEENKEEVSKKEQEDAEFSETLLMQDDITVCDDESWDDPKSKFKNIWKC; encoded by the exons atgaaagaaagatatcTAATTATGGAAAGAGAATTAACAAGAGTGAAAACATTAATCCCTATAATAACACGAAATACCAATGCCGTACATCAATCG TCGCAAACAGATGTAAATTGGAAACATCGTTCCCTAACAAAGTACGGACACTTTTTTGGAACTCTTCCAAAAAATCAGTACAAAAAGAATCAAGAACAAATTAGCGTTTCATCACGAAGGAAACGTCACactatgaaaaaaaataaagattcaaTTAATGAAACCTTTGATGATCCAGATTGgaagaaatacagaaaatcTTCACAg AATTTACAGAATGATATTTATCCTATAAAAGAGCCTGATAGCAACTCGTTTCAATCAAGAATACTAATTAACAATTCAACAGCAGTTTGTTCGATGCAGAATATTGCTATGATACTTCCACAGGATTCAACTCAATTGATTGATTCGTCGAGATACAAAACAACAAATTCTAAA ACAAATAGTGAGATTCATAAAGCTGTGAATAAATGTGATTCCGATCATTCGAAAATCACTTTTGGTAAATCGAGGAAACATTTTGGTCCCCCTGAAACGCGAAAG GCGTCGATGGAAGTATGCCAAAGCTTCGACAAGAAACATGAGCCGGAAACGTCCTACTATACTGACTTCGATGTTAAACATGAAGATCATACGCAGACTAAACCTGCTGTATATACACCAGAATTTCGACCTATAATGGGATCAAAGTTTAACAGCGATATTTCCGATCAATCTACGTTTCATTGTCAGCAACAAAATACCAATTGCGAAGAAAAGTGTATGTTCAAAAGAActaaatttttcgaaaatacgGATGTTCAtcgaaaagataattttaatattcgtgTTCAAACACCTCAAGGCAATCGCAGCTATTGGAACAATCATGCGAAGAAGTTATCCTATGAAGGAACACATTGTACAAGCGATTCACCCAGACAATTTACGCGTATGATCCAGagacagaaaaaagaaatacataagAAAATACCAACTCCGCGTAGCAACGTTCATACCGCTTATACTCCTATGGTGCAATCTCCTACGTGGAATCCTTTGTTAGATCCCAATAGCTTTACCATTCAATTGTTGAG ACTTGCGGTGTTACTTTATGCTCCGGCATTGATGCCGGCATTAAATTCATTGATTGCCCGACAGAGTATTCAAACGACAATTCCAATACCTTGTTCCGAAGGTTCAAACGACTTGTTGACgcaaatttttacaattttgaaCAATCAGCAATGTGTCCCAAATTTACCGTATGTATCAAATCCTCGAATCAACGAAAACTCTCGACAATTTCGAGAATCGAATTCGCATAATTTATCGTCGCGATCAAATTCGCTTCCTGAG aaTCCTTCGAAGCAACTCGGAGATGATGCTTGTAGCGTGAAAACTTTTGAAAACAACcagtttgaaaaaaattcagtTGCTGTAAATACATCTTTAGAAATATGTAACtgtaataatatgaaacaatcATCTTCGCGTTGCAGTAAAAATACTTTACACGAtcaaatagaagaaaatgaaaggtTGATGTATACATGGACAAACAAAAAGTCAAAATCGTCAGAAACAGTAGTATTAGAAAAATCAGTGCTACAATCCGAAGAAAACAAGGAAGAAGTTTCGAAAAAGGAACAAGAAGATGCTGAATTCTCTGAAACTCTGTTAATGCAAGATGACATTACCGTTTGCGATGATGAAAGTTGGGATGATCCAAAATctaagtttaaaaatatttggaaatgtTGA